One Meiothermus sp. CFH 77666 genomic region harbors:
- a CDS encoding lyase family protein: MRWHNLYRRWVLQRHFRFAKEHLGDYFYDALTAYALGLSKLNVPEAKEAAWALSELRKDPIPGFSGQLEDIFFTIDFHLRERYGHEIAGALRRGLSRNDLDLTVFRAYACERLLRVLTALSDLRRELLGLGQTHRQTLLTAYTHHRPAQPTTLGHYLTGVENLLSRDYQRLRSAFHTTDKCPLGASTLAGSPYPVDRKALAQWLGFGGTLEHTYDAIAAGDWALEIAFALAGMGTSLSRLVADLLFWAEQGGFQVAEKISQGSSIMPQKVNPVVLEHVRGFLAELMGGPTTLGHLNYSTPFGDVNDHGPGVLEPLYSLFYAAEGAVALLRVALQESRFVPEVLAQGLRDRSVLASELVDVLVSGHHLSLAEAYPRVQGMLRELSSKGRTVAELGLDDLQSHLGFGDPELLKALEPERFIARRRVLGGAAPEAQAIYLDYALNRLKLERLELKELKSRRRKALRTLAQEPLSLLGEPSRSGQTLKAAP, encoded by the coding sequence GTGCGCTGGCACAATCTATACCGTCGCTGGGTGTTGCAAAGGCACTTCCGCTTCGCCAAGGAGCATCTGGGCGATTATTTTTACGATGCCCTTACGGCGTATGCGCTGGGCCTGAGCAAGCTCAACGTTCCCGAGGCCAAAGAAGCCGCCTGGGCCTTGAGTGAGCTACGCAAAGACCCCATTCCAGGCTTTAGCGGGCAGCTCGAGGATATTTTTTTCACCATAGACTTTCATCTGCGTGAGCGCTACGGTCACGAGATTGCAGGAGCCTTGCGGCGCGGCCTCTCCCGCAACGACCTCGACCTCACGGTGTTTCGGGCCTACGCCTGTGAACGGCTGCTGCGGGTGCTGACGGCGCTGTCCGACCTGCGGCGGGAGTTGCTGGGTTTGGGCCAGACCCATCGGCAAACCCTCCTGACCGCCTACACCCACCACCGCCCCGCCCAGCCCACCACCCTGGGGCACTACCTGACGGGCGTGGAAAATCTGCTCTCGCGCGACTACCAGCGCCTGCGCTCTGCCTTCCATACCACCGACAAGTGCCCGCTGGGTGCTTCAACCCTGGCGGGCAGCCCCTATCCGGTAGACCGCAAGGCCCTGGCCCAGTGGCTGGGCTTTGGGGGCACCCTCGAGCACACCTACGATGCCATTGCGGCGGGCGACTGGGCGCTGGAAATTGCCTTTGCCCTGGCCGGGATGGGCACCAGCCTCTCCCGCCTGGTGGCCGACCTTTTGTTCTGGGCCGAGCAAGGAGGCTTTCAGGTAGCCGAAAAAATCAGCCAGGGGTCTTCGATCATGCCGCAGAAGGTGAACCCGGTGGTGCTCGAGCATGTGCGGGGCTTCCTGGCCGAGCTGATGGGCGGCCCCACCACCCTGGGCCACCTCAACTACAGCACCCCCTTCGGCGACGTGAACGACCACGGGCCAGGGGTACTCGAGCCCCTCTACAGCCTGTTTTATGCCGCCGAGGGGGCCGTGGCGCTCCTGCGGGTGGCCTTGCAAGAAAGCCGCTTTGTGCCGGAGGTGCTGGCCCAGGGCCTGCGCGACCGCAGCGTGCTGGCCTCCGAGCTGGTGGATGTGCTGGTTTCGGGGCACCACCTCTCGCTGGCCGAGGCCTACCCCAGAGTACAGGGCATGCTGCGCGAGCTGAGCAGCAAGGGTCGTACGGTGGCCGAGCTGGGCCTGGACGACCTGCAAAGCCACCTGGGCTTTGGCGACCCGGAGTTGCTGAAAGCCCTCGAGCCCGAGCGCTTTATTGCCCGTCGGCGGGTGCTGGGCGGGGCTGCCCCGGAGGCCCAGGCGATTTACCTGGACTACGCCCTGAACCGGCTGAAGCTCGAGCGCTTGGAGCTCAAGGAGCTCAAAAGTCGCCGTCGCAAGGCCCTGCGAACCCTGGCCCAGGAGCCCCTCAGCCTGCTGGGCGAACCCTCCCGAAGCGGCCAGACCCTGAAGGCTGCCCCGTAG
- a CDS encoding VWA domain-containing protein, with protein MLETRLQPHREYLLANMPGQKMFLALKVRPEAQAAGARPQLAIAFVVDTSGSMREVVTEPKERTGQSVRVDGKSYEVVRGAKSKMDLVVEALQNLLNSRQLQPTDRLALIKFDDHAGVVQPFTDAAHKARLIAAVEQLPQFSGGTHMGAGMLEGMKQLQKESGSRRMILLTDGQAFDEPLVEQAAQELAEAHIPVTAIGVGDDWNDDLLTAITDRTQGKPFHIVPDTQNPLPPSLKATELPRAILGELENAANEVITNIGLAVRTVKDVTLDRVTRVYPTQAEVDLKASPYPLGNAAKGDWTVFILEFTLPARPASRIRLAQMGLTYEVPGQGYRGEVPPMDVVVEFTTDETLAARIDPEVMQWVQQRNIEQLIKQATVEARTDPSKAAKTLELARNMTVKLGNTAMTRALDQAVGELKSSKTISIGTAKTIKIGAKTQVLKQGPEAAPGGGDLPSDEEIRKMTGA; from the coding sequence ATGCTCGAGACCCGTCTGCAACCCCACCGCGAATACCTGCTGGCCAACATGCCCGGCCAGAAGATGTTTTTGGCCCTCAAGGTGCGCCCCGAGGCCCAGGCTGCAGGGGCCCGGCCCCAACTGGCCATTGCCTTTGTGGTGGACACCTCCGGCTCGATGCGCGAGGTGGTGACCGAACCCAAAGAGCGCACCGGACAGAGCGTTCGGGTGGATGGCAAGTCGTATGAGGTGGTGCGCGGCGCCAAGAGCAAGATGGACCTGGTGGTGGAAGCGCTGCAAAACCTGCTGAATAGCCGCCAACTCCAGCCTACCGACCGTCTGGCGCTCATCAAGTTCGATGACCACGCCGGGGTGGTGCAGCCCTTTACCGATGCCGCCCACAAGGCCCGCTTGATCGCAGCCGTGGAGCAACTGCCCCAGTTCTCCGGCGGAACCCACATGGGTGCGGGGATGCTGGAAGGCATGAAGCAACTGCAAAAGGAGTCGGGCAGCCGCCGCATGATTCTGCTGACCGACGGGCAGGCTTTCGATGAGCCACTCGTTGAGCAAGCCGCCCAAGAGTTGGCCGAGGCCCACATCCCCGTAACTGCCATTGGCGTGGGCGACGACTGGAACGACGACCTGCTCACGGCCATCACCGACCGCACCCAGGGTAAGCCCTTCCACATTGTGCCCGATACCCAGAACCCGCTGCCCCCAAGCCTCAAGGCCACCGAGCTGCCCAGGGCTATTCTGGGCGAGCTGGAAAACGCCGCCAACGAGGTCATCACCAATATTGGCCTCGCGGTCAGAACCGTGAAGGACGTGACCCTGGATCGGGTCACGCGGGTCTACCCCACCCAGGCCGAGGTAGACCTGAAGGCCAGCCCCTACCCCCTGGGCAACGCGGCCAAGGGCGACTGGACGGTGTTTATCCTCGAGTTCACCCTGCCGGCCCGCCCGGCTTCGCGCATCCGCCTGGCCCAGATGGGCCTGACCTACGAGGTGCCCGGCCAGGGCTACCGGGGCGAGGTGCCCCCCATGGACGTGGTGGTGGAGTTCACCACCGACGAAACCCTGGCCGCCCGCATCGACCCCGAGGTGATGCAGTGGGTGCAGCAGCGCAACATTGAGCAGCTCATCAAGCAGGCCACGGTGGAGGCCCGCACCGACCCCAGCAAGGCCGCCAAAACGCTGGAACTAGCCCGCAACATGACCGTCAAGCTGGGCAACACCGCCATGACCCGCGCCCTCGATCAGGCTGTGGGTGAGCTCAAGAGCAGCAAGACCATCAGCATCGGCACCGCCAAGACCATCAAGATTGGGGCCAAGACCCAGGTACTCAAACAAGGGCCTGAGGCCGCGCCGGGCGGGGGCGACCTGCCCTCCGACGAAGAAATTCGCAAGATGACCGGCGCTTGA
- a CDS encoding anti-sigma factor, whose amino-acid sequence MKLEEVRELLPLYALGGLTAEERVRLEEALKRYPELWPEARALQETAADLAQLSPQAPVPPGLEERVMAQLHFPRRLPWAIWLSRAAAVLLVLVLGYGGWWGLGWLLALRDPVTQVLTLASPQGQVVGRAILRADKTALVLLDRWPPRGQVFQAWGLAQGSPVPLPTFRTPLKSLRLPAGARAVAVSLEPPGGSQRPTTLLGLPQP is encoded by the coding sequence ATGAAGCTTGAGGAGGTGCGGGAGCTTCTACCGCTTTACGCTCTGGGAGGGCTGACGGCGGAGGAGCGGGTGCGCCTCGAGGAGGCCCTAAAGCGCTACCCCGAGCTTTGGCCCGAGGCCCGGGCCCTACAGGAGACCGCGGCCGACCTGGCCCAGCTAAGCCCGCAGGCGCCGGTTCCCCCCGGTTTGGAAGAGAGGGTGATGGCCCAGCTGCACTTCCCAAGACGCCTTCCATGGGCGATCTGGCTGTCTCGCGCCGCTGCAGTGCTGCTGGTGCTGGTACTGGGGTATGGAGGTTGGTGGGGGCTGGGCTGGCTGCTGGCCCTGCGTGATCCGGTTACCCAGGTGCTCACCCTGGCCAGCCCTCAGGGCCAGGTGGTAGGGCGGGCCATTTTGAGGGCCGACAAGACGGCCCTGGTGCTCCTCGACCGCTGGCCGCCACGGGGCCAGGTTTTCCAGGCCTGGGGCCTGGCCCAGGGCAGTCCAGTGCCCCTGCCCACATTCCGCACGCCCCTCAAGAGCCTGCGCCTGCCTGCCGGAGCCCGGGCGGTGGCGGTTTCCCTCGAGCCGCCTGGCGGGAGCCAAAGGCCCACAACCCTGCTGGGCCTACCACAACCCTGA
- a CDS encoding protein kinase produces the protein MERCPYCASPIPPGATTCPACGMGIDVHASHHLPVGTRLKGGRYTLGKVLGQGGFGITYLGADTQENRPVAIKELFPEGSSRRANSRNVVPPTSLLGAGFAETMEKFEDEARVMAKFNHPGIVRVFDIFEENGTAYLVMEFLKGQTLGKRIEKQGKLPAREVQDIALKLLDALEVVHNAGMLHRDIKPDNVFLHQDGRVVLIDFGSARQFAQGKTLQHTRLVTPGYAPLEQYGTAGKFGPYTDLYALGATLYHALMGVVPPAATDRVQSNQPLRLPPETPDGLEQAVNRALEIRVERRPQSVAEFRAILLGQRQPTPAARTAPAPAPATGNLSIRVSPPQTAVRLQGPNNFQQVVQGDTDLKGLPLGTYTLYADARGFQPQQVKVQLRAGSVLEARFNLAPAQRPTPAPVPQPPPTPNPTPPPQPNPTPSPVPEPSARTLHNLRLNLLTLVAFLALFYLFFEVRPVGLQTLLQPLDQQLERDFNTWVPNFPGVFPWLRAGFYSAIVLGVFYTLSFLVTQVGWLLPLLVLGGTGLLIYNNLISPEQGALAAAVLGAVYLGVLLLERQSIPLAVVLGLAAAFRWADAAKGELLEPGGLAVAVLILCFGGIVRLTRERRREERNP, from the coding sequence ATGGAACGCTGCCCCTACTGTGCTTCTCCTATTCCACCGGGTGCAACCACCTGCCCGGCCTGCGGCATGGGCATCGATGTACACGCCAGCCACCACCTGCCGGTAGGCACCCGGCTCAAAGGCGGGCGCTACACCCTGGGCAAGGTGCTGGGGCAAGGCGGGTTTGGGATTACCTACCTGGGAGCCGATACCCAGGAGAACCGCCCCGTAGCCATCAAGGAACTGTTCCCCGAGGGGTCGTCGCGGCGCGCCAACTCGCGCAATGTGGTGCCGCCCACCAGTCTGCTGGGGGCTGGCTTTGCCGAGACCATGGAGAAGTTCGAAGACGAGGCCCGCGTGATGGCTAAGTTCAATCATCCAGGCATCGTGCGGGTCTTTGATATTTTTGAAGAAAACGGCACCGCCTATCTGGTGATGGAATTTCTGAAAGGCCAGACCCTGGGCAAGCGCATCGAGAAGCAGGGCAAGCTGCCAGCCCGCGAGGTGCAGGATATTGCGCTTAAGCTGCTGGATGCGCTGGAAGTGGTGCACAACGCGGGGATGTTGCACCGCGACATCAAGCCCGACAACGTGTTCTTGCACCAGGATGGCCGGGTGGTGCTGATTGACTTTGGCTCGGCAAGACAGTTTGCCCAGGGCAAAACCCTGCAACACACCCGGCTGGTGACCCCTGGCTACGCGCCTTTGGAGCAGTACGGCACCGCCGGCAAGTTTGGCCCCTACACCGACCTCTATGCCCTGGGCGCTACGCTTTATCACGCGCTGATGGGGGTGGTGCCCCCCGCCGCTACCGACCGGGTGCAGAGCAACCAGCCCCTCCGGCTACCCCCCGAGACCCCCGATGGCCTCGAGCAGGCCGTCAACCGAGCCCTGGAAATCCGGGTGGAGAGGCGCCCCCAGAGCGTGGCCGAGTTCCGGGCCATTTTGCTGGGCCAGCGACAGCCTACGCCCGCCGCCCGAACTGCCCCGGCTCCCGCACCGGCTACCGGCAACCTCTCGATTCGAGTGAGCCCGCCCCAGACTGCCGTGCGGCTGCAAGGCCCCAACAACTTTCAGCAGGTTGTACAGGGTGACACCGACCTGAAAGGGCTGCCGCTGGGCACGTATACCCTTTATGCCGACGCTCGAGGCTTTCAGCCTCAGCAGGTCAAGGTACAGCTCCGAGCTGGGAGCGTCCTCGAGGCCCGTTTCAACCTGGCCCCTGCGCAGCGCCCTACCCCAGCCCCCGTTCCCCAACCCCCTCCCACTCCCAACCCCACACCGCCCCCCCAACCCAATCCCACCCCCAGTCCAGTCCCCGAACCTTCAGCCAGGACACTGCATAACCTCCGGCTCAATCTGCTCACGCTGGTAGCGTTTTTGGCCCTATTTTATCTCTTCTTCGAGGTACGACCCGTCGGTCTGCAAACCCTCTTGCAACCCCTCGACCAGCAACTCGAGCGCGACTTTAACACCTGGGTGCCAAATTTCCCGGGGGTCTTCCCCTGGCTGCGGGCAGGCTTTTACAGCGCGATTGTGCTGGGCGTTTTCTACACCCTGAGCTTTCTGGTGACCCAGGTGGGCTGGCTTCTGCCGCTCCTGGTACTGGGCGGTACGGGCTTGCTCATCTACAACAACCTGATCTCGCCTGAGCAGGGCGCCCTGGCCGCCGCCGTGCTGGGCGCGGTGTATCTGGGGGTGCTGCTCCTGGAACGCCAGAGCATCCCCCTGGCGGTGGTGCTGGGCCTGGCGGCAGCGTTTCGCTGGGCCGACGCCGCCAAGGGCGAACTCCTGGAACCCGGTGGCCTGGCGGTCGCGGTGCTGATTCTATGTTTTGGTGGTATCGTTCGCTTGACCCGCGAACGGCGCAGAGAGGAGCGTAATCCATGA
- a CDS encoding ferritin-like domain-containing protein: METQPQNLARRQFVKVLTATGLSAAVAHSLVGRVLAQSQGVSDLDVLNLALTAEYLATDAYTRALTVSFPGEIRDYLAEALKHEEAHVKALTDTIRGPFAAMPVARPQFTYGDLQFNTANRVKVLETLVALETAFTGAYLGAIPLIQNKAVLSAAASIAMNEEAHLAVLRDAVLSLGGKVEGPQTPVGRAFAVAITPQQASQAVQGFVRR; the protein is encoded by the coding sequence ATGGAAACGCAACCCCAAAATCTGGCCCGCAGGCAGTTTGTGAAGGTCTTGACGGCTACCGGCCTCTCGGCGGCGGTCGCCCACAGCTTGGTGGGGCGGGTGTTGGCCCAGTCGCAGGGGGTGAGCGACCTGGATGTACTCAACCTGGCTCTCACCGCCGAGTATCTGGCCACTGATGCCTACACCCGTGCCCTTACGGTGAGCTTCCCCGGCGAGATCAGGGACTACCTGGCTGAGGCCCTCAAGCACGAGGAGGCCCACGTTAAGGCCCTGACCGACACCATCCGCGGGCCCTTTGCGGCAATGCCGGTGGCCCGCCCCCAGTTCACCTACGGCGACCTGCAATTCAACACGGCCAACCGGGTAAAGGTGCTGGAGACGCTGGTGGCCCTCGAGACCGCCTTCACCGGGGCCTACCTGGGAGCTATCCCCCTCATCCAGAACAAGGCGGTGCTCTCTGCGGCGGCCAGTATTGCCATGAACGAGGAGGCCCACCTGGCGGTTTTGCGCGATGCGGTGCTGAGTCTGGGGGGTAAGGTAGAAGGCCCCCAAACCCCGGTAGGCCGGGCTTTTGCCGTTGCCATCACCCCTCAGCAAGCCAGCCAGGCCGTGCAGGGCTTTGTCCGTCGATAA
- a CDS encoding sigma-70 family RNA polymerase sigma factor — protein sequence MSLEAFSDEVLLALVVRGDETALQQLFRRYAGAFLGLARRMGLDAATQEDVVQEAFSKIWKNAREFDPRRASARAWLLAVAHHTTVDQIRRLEARPKPLEPQEEAAEEAFDLPGLGLDEEGRLNRIRLQKALGCLSDEERAVIEVIFYQGYAHQEAAERLGIPLGTLKTRARRALTRLKEELHEA from the coding sequence ATGAGCCTCGAGGCCTTCTCCGACGAGGTGCTCTTGGCCCTGGTAGTTCGGGGTGACGAGACAGCCTTGCAACAGCTTTTTCGCCGCTATGCCGGGGCTTTTTTGGGCCTCGCACGGCGCATGGGGCTCGATGCGGCCACCCAGGAGGACGTGGTGCAGGAGGCCTTTAGCAAAATTTGGAAAAACGCCCGGGAGTTTGACCCTCGTCGGGCCTCGGCAAGGGCCTGGCTGCTGGCCGTGGCCCACCACACCACGGTGGATCAAATTCGCCGCCTGGAAGCCCGACCCAAGCCGCTTGAGCCTCAGGAGGAGGCGGCGGAAGAAGCCTTCGACCTGCCTGGGCTGGGTCTGGACGAGGAGGGTCGTCTCAATCGCATCCGGCTGCAGAAGGCCTTAGGTTGTCTGAGTGATGAGGAACGGGCGGTCATCGAGGTGATTTTTTACCAGGGCTATGCCCACCAGGAGGCCGCCGAGCGGCTGGGCATTCCCCTGGGTACCCTAAAGACCCGGGCCCGGCGGGCCCTGACTCGTTTGAAGGAGGAACTCCATGAAGCTTGA
- a CDS encoding CHRD domain-containing protein: protein MVLSGVEVVPNPVNTAALAVVRLELSGFTLTVQGAVANLSGPFRDYARDPVDDPALNARLTSAVHIHRGARGQNGPLLQALKVTSAPDGKSGTFSDRLELSLDDLNRLYRGELYFDIHTAAFRAGELRGQILIMV from the coding sequence GTGGTATTGAGCGGAGTTGAAGTGGTACCGAATCCGGTCAACACAGCCGCTCTGGCGGTGGTGCGCCTCGAGCTTTCCGGCTTCACCCTTACTGTCCAGGGAGCAGTGGCTAACTTGAGCGGGCCTTTCCGTGACTATGCCCGCGATCCTGTGGACGACCCAGCCCTGAACGCCCGCCTCACCAGCGCAGTGCATATCCACCGGGGGGCCCGGGGGCAGAATGGCCCGCTTTTGCAGGCGCTCAAGGTTACAAGCGCCCCCGATGGCAAGAGTGGCACCTTTTCGGATCGGCTCGAGCTGAGTCTGGACGACCTGAACCGGCTTTACCGGGGCGAGCTATACTTCGACATCCACACCGCGGCCTTTAGGGCTGGTGAACTTCGCGGGCAGATTCTGATCATGGTTTAA
- a CDS encoding protein phosphatase 2C domain-containing protein, with translation MPDERSELEQATPAYDTEDIQEVAQAEAEGMGSLSNQPPPASEAPLDALDLREIAEAEAEGMTHADMGLPPEEELADPAKEAPPPLREEGHLEETVLPSTVKNHELQPGSHTWGPLTFQVEGPYLGSWMRATQGAQRLLVGPKQDGRLLAGLETHRLLPRLVYAGPEGMAVEAVEGEPVGRKLSLPAALGVVQPLAQLVYFLELKGLALVDLEPQALYQTNQGLRLALPPRLAPIGETAHKVWRQGYTPPEVLAEATVSSKTGVYLLGALLFELLTGTALLVEGPSELLLSSIPLPGVPQALAQMLATPAERANPKQALALLKKLSRPSEVEVVLEFGEATSVGLNPSRHYNQDAYSYRLERVQSEFGRTLLLRACVSDGMGGMAAGERASQAAVETFIAGNLPHPLDDPQAQSDWGVRLVWAANQAVLEALAGLDGGCTLSGVILWGARYTVAHVGDTRIYLWRSGQLQQLTRDHSLVAALVASQMITREEAMHHPDRNQVLRSLGNLRQPQEGYVETLEATTGQVSGTLEPGEALVLLSDGVWGEVTEGQMAQILSQAGSSQAAAEALVQQALTAGAPDNAAVLIIRRRA, from the coding sequence ATGCCGGACGAACGCTCCGAGTTGGAGCAGGCCACTCCGGCTTACGACACGGAGGACATCCAGGAAGTCGCTCAGGCTGAGGCTGAGGGCATGGGATCACTCTCGAACCAGCCTCCCCCTGCGTCAGAGGCGCCGCTGGATGCGCTGGATTTGCGGGAAATTGCCGAGGCCGAAGCCGAGGGTATGACCCACGCCGATATGGGCCTGCCCCCCGAGGAAGAGCTGGCAGACCCCGCTAAAGAAGCCCCTCCTCCTCTGCGCGAGGAAGGTCACCTCGAGGAAACCGTACTACCCTCCACCGTGAAAAACCACGAGCTACAGCCCGGCTCCCACACCTGGGGCCCCTTGACCTTTCAGGTGGAAGGCCCCTACCTGGGTAGCTGGATGAGGGCAACCCAGGGAGCCCAAAGGCTGCTGGTAGGGCCCAAACAAGATGGCCGCCTGCTGGCCGGGCTGGAAACCCACCGCCTGCTGCCCCGGCTGGTCTATGCGGGCCCCGAAGGCATGGCGGTCGAGGCGGTAGAGGGCGAGCCGGTAGGCCGCAAGCTCTCGCTGCCGGCGGCCCTGGGAGTGGTACAGCCTCTGGCCCAGCTGGTGTACTTCCTCGAGCTCAAGGGCCTGGCGCTTGTAGACCTCGAGCCCCAAGCACTCTACCAGACCAATCAGGGGCTGAGGCTGGCCCTGCCGCCCCGGCTGGCCCCCATAGGCGAGACCGCGCACAAAGTCTGGCGGCAGGGCTACACCCCCCCCGAGGTCCTGGCCGAAGCCACCGTGAGCAGCAAGACCGGGGTGTACCTGCTGGGGGCCTTGTTGTTTGAGCTGCTCACCGGCACCGCGCTGCTGGTGGAAGGGCCCAGCGAGCTGCTGCTCTCGAGCATCCCGCTGCCGGGCGTACCCCAGGCGCTGGCCCAGATGCTGGCCACCCCAGCAGAGCGGGCCAACCCCAAGCAGGCCCTGGCCCTGCTCAAGAAGCTTTCGCGCCCGAGCGAGGTGGAGGTAGTGCTGGAGTTTGGCGAGGCCACCAGCGTGGGCCTCAACCCCAGCCGCCACTACAACCAGGATGCCTACTCCTACCGCCTCGAGCGCGTCCAGTCAGAGTTTGGTCGCACCCTCTTGCTCCGGGCCTGCGTCTCGGACGGCATGGGCGGCATGGCCGCTGGTGAGCGGGCCAGCCAGGCCGCCGTCGAGACCTTCATTGCAGGCAACCTGCCCCACCCCCTCGACGACCCCCAGGCCCAGTCCGACTGGGGGGTGCGGCTGGTCTGGGCCGCCAATCAGGCCGTGCTCGAGGCCCTCGCGGGCCTGGACGGGGGCTGCACCCTGAGCGGGGTGATTCTGTGGGGGGCTCGCTACACCGTGGCCCACGTGGGCGATACCCGTATTTACCTCTGGCGTTCGGGGCAGCTCCAGCAGCTCACCCGCGACCACTCGCTGGTCGCAGCCCTGGTGGCCAGCCAGATGATTACCCGCGAGGAGGCCATGCACCACCCCGACCGCAACCAGGTCTTGCGTTCGCTAGGCAACCTGCGCCAGCCTCAGGAAGGCTACGTGGAGACCCTGGAAGCCACCACCGGCCAGGTTTCCGGCACCCTGGAGCCGGGCGAGGCGCTGGTGCTGCTCTCCGATGGGGTCTGGGGCGAGGTCACCGAAGGCCAGATGGCCCAGATTTTGAGCCAGGCCGGTAGCTCCCAGGCCGCCGCCGAAGCCCTGGTGCAGCAGGCGCTTACCGCAGGCGCTCCCGACAATGCCGCTGTGCTCATTATTCGGCGCAGGGCATAA
- a CDS encoding FHA domain-containing protein translates to MIVCKVCGTENPDGTQYCESCGVELTPEAAPAPIPEPVITETPPPAPEAAPANPASGHEAALPAAPEPSPPPPPAPVFRPAKLVFKRFGALTSETIPLQGPRLVVGRFDASTGPVEIDLTGVPGAENISRRHAELYFEGVWKVRDLGSTNGVFIKRAGEEAYSPRLVEPAELKDGDEIAFGNVIVVFQEG, encoded by the coding sequence ATGATTGTGTGTAAGGTATGCGGAACCGAGAATCCCGATGGCACCCAGTATTGCGAAAGCTGCGGGGTCGAGCTCACCCCGGAAGCAGCGCCGGCACCGATCCCCGAACCGGTGATCACCGAGACCCCGCCCCCTGCACCCGAGGCAGCCCCCGCCAATCCGGCCTCGGGGCATGAGGCCGCCCTGCCGGCCGCACCCGAACCCTCTCCGCCCCCCCCTCCAGCGCCGGTCTTCCGTCCGGCCAAACTGGTCTTCAAGCGCTTTGGCGCCCTCACCAGTGAAACCATCCCCCTGCAGGGCCCGCGCCTGGTGGTGGGGCGATTTGATGCCTCTACCGGCCCGGTGGAGATTGACCTGACCGGGGTGCCGGGGGCCGAGAACATCTCGCGCCGCCATGCCGAGCTTTACTTCGAGGGGGTCTGGAAAGTGCGCGACCTGGGCTCGACCAACGGGGTCTTCATCAAGCGGGCCGGGGAAGAAGCTTACTCCCCCCGCCTGGTGGAGCCCGCCGAACTCAAGGACGGCGATGAGATTGCGTTTGGCAATGTAATTGTGGTCTTTCAGGAGGGCTAG
- the cax gene encoding calcium/proton exchanger → MWNYILLAFVPLAVVLEVLHAPDVWIFLISALALLPLAGLMGRATEELAARAGSTVGGLLNATFGNAAELIIALVALLAGKIEVVKASITGSILSNLLLVLGLSIFLGGLRHSTQKFNAQAAGLMTSLLTLTLIAFMLPAFFDIAERNFFKVENPALPDQMFSLATAGVLILIYLSNIYFSLRTHKDLISGISDQEHHEATWSLPVAVGVLAAATVGVAVMAEFLVGSLEEATKVLGLSEFFVGIILIPLVGNAAEHFAAVVFAVKNKMDLAVQIAVGSSLQIALLVAPILVIVGYFAGRPMDLVFQNPLELAALAASILATNAVVRDGQSNWLEGVLLLGVYALLGFAFFFTPR, encoded by the coding sequence ATGTGGAACTATATTCTGCTGGCCTTTGTGCCCCTGGCTGTGGTACTGGAAGTGCTTCACGCGCCAGACGTATGGATTTTTCTGATATCCGCACTGGCCCTGCTGCCGCTGGCGGGCCTCATGGGCCGGGCTACCGAGGAGTTGGCCGCGAGGGCCGGTAGCACCGTAGGGGGCCTGCTCAATGCCACCTTTGGCAACGCTGCCGAGCTGATCATCGCGCTGGTGGCCCTGCTCGCCGGAAAGATTGAAGTGGTGAAGGCCAGCATCACCGGCTCCATCCTGTCCAACCTGCTGCTGGTGCTGGGGCTCTCGATCTTCCTGGGCGGTTTGCGCCATAGCACCCAGAAATTCAATGCTCAGGCTGCGGGCCTGATGACTTCGCTCCTGACCCTAACCCTGATTGCCTTCATGCTGCCGGCCTTCTTCGACATTGCTGAGCGCAACTTTTTCAAGGTGGAAAACCCGGCCCTGCCCGACCAGATGTTCAGCCTGGCCACAGCGGGAGTGCTGATTTTGATTTATCTGTCCAACATCTATTTTTCCTTGCGTACTCACAAAGACCTGATCTCCGGTATCTCCGACCAGGAGCACCACGAGGCGACCTGGAGCCTTCCGGTGGCGGTGGGTGTGCTGGCCGCTGCCACGGTGGGGGTGGCGGTGATGGCCGAGTTTCTGGTGGGCAGCCTGGAAGAGGCCACCAAGGTGCTGGGCCTTTCGGAGTTTTTTGTGGGCATCATCCTGATTCCGCTGGTGGGCAACGCAGCCGAGCATTTTGCGGCAGTGGTATTTGCCGTGAAAAACAAGATGGATCTGGCGGTGCAGATTGCGGTGGGTTCTTCCCTGCAGATTGCCCTGCTGGTAGCACCCATTCTGGTGATTGTGGGCTATTTTGCGGGCCGCCCGATGGATTTGGTGTTCCAGAACCCCCTGGAGCTCGCCGCCCTGGCGGCCTCGATTCTGGCCACCAACGCAGTGGTGCGGGATGGCCAGAGCAACTGGTTGGAAGGGGTGCTGCTGCTGGGGGTTTATGCGCTCCTGGGCTTTGCTTTCTTCTTCACGCCCAGGTAA